Genomic DNA from Nitrosospira lacus:
GAAATCCGGCTGTCCCGGCGCGATATGGCGCAATGGCACATAGGTGCCTTCGTCCCATCGCTCCCGGTTTTGGTCGTGCAGCACCGCATGCCGGTGGAAGAAAGTTCCACGTCCGGAATCCTGGCCCGAAATGCGTATGGGAAAGCCATCTTTCAGAAGTGCCGCGTAGGCGAGATTTTCAGCCATTCCCCAATCCAGCGGCAGTTTTCCTTCACCCATCAGACGGCGATCGGCGATGATCTTTTCCACACGTGAATGCAATTTGAATTTGGCGGGAATATCAGTCAGCCGCTCCGCCAGATCCCGTAATTCGGATCCCGCCAATCCGGTCTTTACTTTTGCATTCCACTTGCCATTCTTCAGAAATGGCGTCCAGTCCACCGCCTTGGGCGATTTGTAGTCATAAAGAATGGTTTTATTAGGATTGCGGCCCGCATCCATATCATCGCGATAAGCCTTTATCATCTGCTCAGCCTCACCGGCACGAATGATACCCCCCGTCTCCAGTTTATCGGCATAGAGTTTGCGCGTACCGGGATGGCAGCCAATAATTTTGTACATCAATGGCTGAGTCACCATAGGCTCATCCTGCTCGTTATGGCCGAGTGTCCGGAAACAGACCATGTCCACGACCACGTCCCTATGGAATTTCATCCGGAAATCAAGCGCGATTTCGGTCACCATGATGACCGCTTCGGGATCGTCGCCATTGACGTGAAAAACCGGCGCTTCGATCATTTTCGATACATCGGTGCAATAGAGCGTGGAGCGGGCGTCCCTCGGATCAGAGGTGGTGAAGCCGATCTGGTTATTGATGATGATATGCACTGTGCCGCCGGTGCCATAACCACGCGTTTGCGAAAGATTGAGGGTTTCCATCACCACACCCTGGGCGGAGTAGGCGGCATCGCCATGCAGCAGCACAGGCAGCACCAGATTGCCATCCCTGTCTTGCAAGCGGTGTTGACGGGCACGTACCGAGCCTTCCACCACCGGGTCCACGATTTCCAGATGCGAAGGATTGAATGCCAGCGTCAGGCGCATGACACCCCCAGGCGTGGATACCGCCGAGGAAAAGCCCTGGTGATATTTGACATCGCCTTCAGTCAGTTCTTGCGGTTGCTTGCCTTCGAATTCCTGGAACAGATCAGCGGGTACTTTACCCAACGTATTGACCAATACGTTAAGCCGTGCGCGATGCGCCATACCGATGACCATCTGCTGCACGCCCATCTTGCCGGCACGCTGCAGCAAGTTATCCAATAGCGGAATCAGACTTTCGCCGCCCTCTCCAGAGAAGCGTTTCTGGCCGACATAGCGTGTGTGGAGATATTTTTCCAGCCCTTCCGCCGCATTGAGGCGCTCCAGAATATGGCGCTTATATTCAGGGGAGTAATCGGGTTGGGCGCGGGGACCCTCGATGCGATTCTGTATCCAGCGTTTTTGCTCGGTATCGGCAATGTACATATACTCGACGCCGATACTGCCGCAGTAGGTTTGCTGCAATACCTCGAGAATTTCCCGCAGCGAGGCACGGGCCGGACCGATCAATGAACCCGTACCAAAAACAGTATCCAGGTCTGATTCGGTCAATCCGTAGTGACCAGGATTGAGTTCCCCAATGTACGGTTTTTCCTGGCGTTTGAGCGGGTCGAGGTTGGCATGGCGCACGCCGAGAAAACGATAGGCATTGATTAACTGCAATACCGAAATCTGTTTGCGCTCCGAAGCAAGGTCATCCTTGTCCAGTAGGGGTTCCTGGGGGGTATCACAAGTGGTGCGGCGGGAGCGCTCCTTTGCCAGACGGATAAATGATTCGATTACCGGGCCGTGCGGCACATCCCGAAAATCCAGCGCCAGAGTCGGTTCTGCCACTATGCGTAATTTATCGAAATAGCTGTGCCATTCCGATGGAACCGATTCCGGATTTTGCAGATAGTCTTCGTAAAGCCCTTCAATGAAGGGCGCGTTCGCGCCAAACAAGGCGGAGTCTTCGAATAGCTGCTTTATCATGGCCTGGATTCCATTGTTTGATAAACATCCGGTAAAACCAGATCATTTGCGTAATGCGATCGGCACCACGTCCCGGGTAACGGCGCCGGTATAAAGCTGCCGCGGGCGCCCTATCTTGTAATCGGGATCGGAGATCATTTCACTCCACTGCGCAATCCACCCCACTGTGCGCGCCATGGTGAATATGGCGGTGAACATGGATACCGGAATGCCCAACGCACGCTGCACGATGCCCGAGTAAAAATCGACATTGGGGTAAAGTTTCCGGGAAATGAAATACTCATCCTCCAGTGCGATTTTCTCCAGTTTCAGTGCCAGCTTGAACAAACGGTCGTCATGCAATCCCAGTTCGCTCAATACCTCGTGGCAGGTTTCGCGCATCAATTTTGCGCGTGGGTCAAAATTCTTGTATACCCGGTGGCCGAAACCCACCAGTCGGAAAGGATCATTTTTATCTTTAGCGCGGTCGATATATTCGCCGATGCGTGAATCATCGCCGATTTCTTCCAGCATGTTGAGGCAGGCTTCGTTTGCTCCCCCATGCGCCGGTCCCCAAAGACAGGCAATGCCCGCGGAAATACAGGCAAACGGATTTGCGCCGCTGGAACCGGCCAGACGCACGGTGGAAGTCGAGGCATTCTGCTCGTGATCGGCATGCAGGATCAGGATGCGATCCAGCGCCCGTGCCAATACCGGGTTGGGTTTGTATTCCTCGGCGGGCGTCGCAAACATCATATGCATGAAATTTTCCGCATAAGTAAGATTATTTCGCGGATAGATGAAAGGCTGGCCGATGTTGTATTTATACGTCATTGCGGTAATGGTCGGCAATTTCGCTACCAGCCGAAATGCGGACAGCTCGCGATGCGAGGCATCGGAAATGTCCATCGCATCATGATAAAATGCCGATAATGCGCCGACCACTCCAACCATCACCGCCATGGGATGGGCATCACGGCGGAAACCGGTATAGAACCGCGCCAGTTGCTCATGCACCATCGTGTGTTCCTTGATGGTTTTATCGAATGACGCCTTCTCGCTTCTGGTCGGCAATTCTCCATTCATCAGCAAATAACACACTTCCATGA
This window encodes:
- a CDS encoding 2-oxoglutarate dehydrogenase E1 component: MIKQLFEDSALFGANAPFIEGLYEDYLQNPESVPSEWHSYFDKLRIVAEPTLALDFRDVPHGPVIESFIRLAKERSRRTTCDTPQEPLLDKDDLASERKQISVLQLINAYRFLGVRHANLDPLKRQEKPYIGELNPGHYGLTESDLDTVFGTGSLIGPARASLREILEVLQQTYCGSIGVEYMYIADTEQKRWIQNRIEGPRAQPDYSPEYKRHILERLNAAEGLEKYLHTRYVGQKRFSGEGGESLIPLLDNLLQRAGKMGVQQMVIGMAHRARLNVLVNTLGKVPADLFQEFEGKQPQELTEGDVKYHQGFSSAVSTPGGVMRLTLAFNPSHLEIVDPVVEGSVRARQHRLQDRDGNLVLPVLLHGDAAYSAQGVVMETLNLSQTRGYGTGGTVHIIINNQIGFTTSDPRDARSTLYCTDVSKMIEAPVFHVNGDDPEAVIMVTEIALDFRMKFHRDVVVDMVCFRTLGHNEQDEPMVTQPLMYKIIGCHPGTRKLYADKLETGGIIRAGEAEQMIKAYRDDMDAGRNPNKTILYDYKSPKAVDWTPFLKNGKWNAKVKTGLAGSELRDLAERLTDIPAKFKLHSRVEKIIADRRLMGEGKLPLDWGMAENLAYAALLKDGFPIRISGQDSGRGTFFHRHAVLHDQNRERWDEGTYVPLRHIAPGQPDFVIIDSVLSEEAVLGFEYGYATAEPDELVVWEAQFGDFANGAQVVLDQFIASGEAKWGRLCGLVLMLPHGYEGQGPEHSSARLERYLQLCAEYNIQVCVPSTPAQMFHVLRRQMIRPLRKPLVIMSPKSLLRHKESVSSLAELADGNFQNVIPETRKLDPKNVRRVVACCGKVYYDLLAYRREQQIEDVAIIRIEQLYPFPHDDFQTEINRYPQARDILWCQEEPGNQGAWHRIQHYLLRHKRPDQALGYALRASSASPAVGYLAKHNFQQKELVAAAFRERI
- the gltA gene encoding citrate synthase, which gives rise to MEQKRKATLTLDNGGQPLEFPIMSGSMGPDVVDIRTLHAKSGVFTYDPGFLSTASSSSKITFIDGDKGILLYRGYPIEQLAKRCDFMEVCYLLMNGELPTRSEKASFDKTIKEHTMVHEQLARFYTGFRRDAHPMAVMVGVVGALSAFYHDAMDISDASHRELSAFRLVAKLPTITAMTYKYNIGQPFIYPRNNLTYAENFMHMMFATPAEEYKPNPVLARALDRILILHADHEQNASTSTVRLAGSSGANPFACISAGIACLWGPAHGGANEACLNMLEEIGDDSRIGEYIDRAKDKNDPFRLVGFGHRVYKNFDPRAKLMRETCHEVLSELGLHDDRLFKLALKLEKIALEDEYFISRKLYPNVDFYSGIVQRALGIPVSMFTAIFTMARTVGWIAQWSEMISDPDYKIGRPRQLYTGAVTRDVVPIALRK